A genomic stretch from Pararhizobium sp. IMCC21322 includes:
- a CDS encoding phosphoenolpyruvate hydrolase family protein — translation MKTFRFRVGAAVGSGMAARAAESAGADFILALGASKMRSMGVASPASLLPIYDAVDFTIDFAISEILPRVDLPTYVGLPLFDPRLQCDELVLRLKSLGIQGLTNFPAVFHFGERAQILEQHGLGRDREIEFLLAASNAGLNTIGYVRNRAEANAMVAAGISTICINFSLNPPKPEDTEDIDKASQLVLAAKDIVESVRRPNRNLTIYLGGGPILGGASMDNFCRNAGIDGFIGGSALDRAPLEKSLLKSVASFREIQVLRNQVEQLERELNRVNKQYGLVCQSIAMDTMLDQVETAIELGTHIAIRGEAETGRMDVADMIAHRLRQGSRREVWKISVIEGAGTLKQLYGSAREKGNRRLVGVLELSGPQTPIILKDVEQLSQNEQEDLARFLVHGQYCPVGDETAKHSNARLIILLDPEIGTARGKRPLAPCLSDALAGHEISVPPLRDRIEDIPLLAQQYAAKFGVKNEDFPSLVIRTLVRHNWPGNLKEFEAAIRWLAGDKALSASEDELIAHIGGNQTTIVNNGTISRRDRIIQALLLNNLSRTKTAEYLGISRKTLYNQIRKHDILN, via the coding sequence ATGAAAACATTTCGTTTTCGCGTCGGAGCGGCCGTTGGCTCCGGCATGGCGGCACGCGCTGCCGAGAGCGCGGGTGCGGATTTTATTCTCGCTCTCGGGGCTAGCAAAATGCGATCCATGGGCGTGGCTTCGCCTGCGTCGCTGCTGCCCATCTATGATGCGGTCGACTTCACAATTGATTTTGCAATCTCTGAAATTCTGCCGAGAGTGGATTTGCCAACATATGTAGGGCTGCCACTTTTTGATCCGCGTCTTCAATGCGATGAATTGGTCTTGCGCCTGAAATCGCTGGGGATACAGGGCCTCACAAATTTTCCGGCTGTGTTTCACTTCGGCGAACGTGCGCAGATACTGGAACAGCATGGCCTGGGACGCGACCGCGAAATTGAATTCCTCCTGGCCGCTTCAAATGCGGGGCTGAACACGATTGGCTACGTGCGTAACCGCGCTGAAGCCAATGCTATGGTGGCGGCAGGAATCTCGACGATTTGCATCAATTTCAGCCTCAACCCGCCAAAACCCGAAGACACCGAAGACATTGACAAGGCCAGTCAACTTGTTCTGGCCGCCAAGGACATCGTGGAGAGCGTCCGAAGACCGAACAGAAACCTGACAATCTATCTGGGCGGCGGCCCTATTTTAGGCGGCGCCAGCATGGACAATTTTTGCCGCAATGCGGGCATAGACGGGTTCATCGGGGGGTCGGCGTTGGACCGGGCACCGCTTGAAAAATCGCTTTTAAAAAGCGTGGCATCGTTTCGGGAAATCCAGGTGCTGCGAAATCAGGTCGAACAGCTTGAACGCGAACTGAACCGCGTCAACAAACAATATGGTCTGGTCTGTCAGTCAATAGCCATGGATACGATGCTGGATCAGGTGGAGACTGCTATCGAATTGGGCACCCACATTGCGATTAGAGGTGAAGCGGAAACCGGACGCATGGATGTGGCAGACATGATTGCTCATCGCCTGCGACAAGGATCACGCCGCGAGGTGTGGAAAATTAGCGTCATTGAAGGCGCCGGCACCTTAAAGCAGCTCTATGGCAGCGCCCGCGAAAAGGGCAATCGTCGGTTGGTCGGGGTCCTCGAACTCTCGGGTCCACAAACTCCGATCATCCTGAAGGACGTTGAACAATTATCTCAAAACGAACAGGAAGATCTCGCGCGATTCCTGGTGCACGGTCAATATTGCCCTGTTGGCGACGAAACAGCCAAGCACAGCAACGCGAGATTGATCATTCTGCTTGATCCCGAAATAGGCACAGCGCGCGGCAAGCGACCACTTGCACCCTGTCTTTCCGATGCCTTGGCAGGGCACGAGATTTCGGTTCCGCCACTGCGCGACCGCATCGAGGATATTCCCTTGCTCGCGCAGCAATACGCAGCAAAATTTGGCGTTAAGAACGAGGACTTTCCATCGCTGGTAATCCGGACACTGGTTCGGCACAACTGGCCGGGCAATCTCAAGGAGTTTGAAGCGGCAATTCGCTGGCTTGCCGGAGACAAGGCATTATCTGCATCAGAAGATGAACTGATCGCGCACATTGGTGGCAATCAGACAACCATCGTGAACAACGGAACCATTTCCCGGCGAGACCGGATCATTCAGGCGCTTTTACTGAACAATCTCAGCCGAACCAAGACTGCGGAATATTTGGGCATTTCACGCAAGACGCTCTACAATCAAATCAGGAAGCACGACATTCTAAACTGA